A single window of Rubripirellula lacrimiformis DNA harbors:
- a CDS encoding serine/threonine-protein kinase: MTATPAIDDDIYTTVDILASDFIARYRNGDRPTVDEYADRHPDISEPIRRIFPLVLSVEKIKIDQQTESDGSATLAGRLFERLGDFRLVREIGRGGMGIVYEARQESLERTVAIKILPKQSLLDNDALKRFQHEAKTAAAMHHSNIVPIFGIGENDGTHYLVMQLVRGESLDRQIKSEKATFDFGRSAKIARQISDGLAYAHDCGVLHRDIKPANILIDDDGTAQITDFGLARNVSDDPTMSQALCGSPRYMAPERLRGVSDERSDVHAVGLTLYEMISGTPAFENTSPDQWMDAVRAHQVQSLRSRRPDIPVDLDTIVSKAMSPDPADRYWSAADLRDDLDRFLSDEPIHARRTPIAQRFVRWFRRNPRIAMATAVALCSLIVATIASSAGWAFTSAANQRALQALEQSELTTDLALQSLDGVVDIVSMPSTTVADVGVDDSADITWTLNPSPQSAQLLQRIQPLYERLSQQSPLRADIIGQMTQATIRLASIQRQLGQSSAAIDSLERGVEVIQTRSERAGVALADKQHWLASLGNELGEVYSAERRFDEADQAFLDVIAALQKFPSVDSKAQLQLARAHVGLGDPPIQRRRPNSDLQVQSTKPQDHLRVAGDLLESLHTADAHVATVEILRARVRLAESRIERRPGRRRDDFRDAIDILRTQLAVTPTDVALRFTLVEALAGVNLRRDIRHPLDRIEAAARLEESLDELRSLRVQFPDTHVFSVSEVHIRHKLSSLARSQQDYPAAAEQLAQAIAIQSSLIAQAPNNFSHRCWRALLYRSVAEIAQMQGDSTGQQAAIANAVADLDAIDPSQSDHPFVNQTRQIIRSLETDRQDENAKSSN; encoded by the coding sequence ATGACTGCAACTCCCGCAATAGACGACGACATCTACACGACGGTCGATATCCTGGCCAGCGACTTCATCGCTCGCTATCGCAATGGTGATCGGCCCACCGTCGACGAGTACGCCGATCGTCATCCTGATATCAGCGAACCGATCCGCCGCATATTTCCGCTGGTCCTATCCGTCGAAAAGATCAAAATCGACCAGCAGACCGAAAGCGACGGAAGCGCAACCCTTGCCGGACGACTGTTCGAGCGGCTGGGGGACTTTCGCTTGGTGCGGGAAATCGGTCGCGGTGGGATGGGCATCGTTTACGAAGCCCGTCAAGAGTCGCTCGAGCGAACGGTCGCGATCAAAATCCTGCCCAAGCAGTCATTGCTGGACAATGATGCGTTGAAGCGATTCCAGCATGAAGCCAAAACGGCCGCTGCGATGCATCATTCCAACATCGTGCCCATCTTTGGCATCGGCGAGAACGATGGCACCCACTATTTGGTCATGCAGCTTGTTCGTGGCGAATCGCTTGATCGACAAATCAAGTCCGAAAAGGCGACGTTCGATTTTGGCCGATCCGCAAAGATCGCCCGGCAGATCTCGGATGGTTTGGCGTATGCGCACGACTGCGGGGTACTGCACCGCGACATCAAACCAGCCAACATTTTGATCGACGACGACGGCACGGCCCAGATCACAGACTTCGGTCTCGCCCGAAATGTATCGGACGATCCGACGATGTCACAAGCTTTGTGCGGAAGTCCACGCTACATGGCGCCCGAACGGCTTCGCGGCGTGTCGGATGAACGAAGCGATGTCCATGCCGTGGGGCTTACGCTTTACGAAATGATCTCAGGCACTCCCGCCTTTGAAAACACGTCACCCGATCAATGGATGGACGCGGTGCGCGCCCACCAGGTTCAATCATTGCGTTCCCGTCGCCCAGATATCCCCGTTGACTTGGATACGATCGTTTCCAAAGCGATGAGCCCGGATCCGGCCGACCGCTACTGGAGTGCAGCCGATTTACGCGATGACCTCGATCGGTTCTTGTCCGATGAACCGATTCATGCTCGGCGCACACCCATCGCACAACGTTTCGTTCGCTGGTTCCGACGGAATCCTCGGATCGCGATGGCAACAGCCGTTGCACTCTGCTCCCTCATCGTCGCAACGATCGCTTCGAGTGCGGGTTGGGCCTTCACGTCTGCTGCCAATCAACGTGCACTGCAAGCACTGGAACAGTCTGAATTGACAACGGACTTGGCACTGCAGTCACTCGATGGTGTGGTGGACATTGTTTCGATGCCTTCGACGACAGTCGCCGATGTCGGGGTCGATGATTCGGCCGATATCACTTGGACGCTGAATCCTTCGCCCCAGTCGGCTCAGCTACTGCAGCGTATCCAGCCGCTCTACGAACGTTTGTCCCAGCAATCGCCATTGCGGGCCGACATCATTGGGCAAATGACACAGGCGACGATTCGACTAGCATCCATCCAACGTCAACTGGGACAAAGTTCCGCTGCGATTGATTCGCTGGAGCGCGGCGTGGAGGTCATTCAAACTCGCAGCGAACGGGCAGGCGTCGCTCTTGCTGACAAACAACATTGGCTGGCCAGCCTCGGCAACGAACTGGGCGAAGTCTATTCGGCAGAACGGCGTTTCGACGAAGCCGACCAAGCCTTCCTGGACGTGATCGCGGCGTTACAGAAGTTTCCCAGCGTGGATTCGAAGGCACAGTTGCAACTGGCACGTGCACACGTTGGACTCGGTGATCCGCCGATACAGCGACGTAGGCCCAATTCCGATCTGCAGGTTCAATCAACCAAACCACAGGACCATCTTCGGGTGGCTGGCGACTTGCTTGAATCGTTGCACACGGCAGACGCACACGTCGCCACCGTCGAAATTCTTCGTGCACGAGTTCGACTGGCTGAATCGCGTATCGAGCGTCGGCCAGGTAGACGCCGCGACGACTTCCGTGACGCCATCGACATCTTGCGAACACAACTGGCCGTCACCCCCACCGATGTCGCCCTTCGGTTCACGCTGGTCGAAGCCCTCGCGGGGGTAAATCTGCGCCGTGACATTCGTCATCCGCTTGACCGAATCGAAGCGGCAGCACGATTGGAAGAGTCGTTGGATGAACTCCGGTCGCTACGGGTTCAATTTCCCGACACGCACGTGTTTTCAGTATCCGAAGTCCATATCCGACACAAACTTTCCAGTCTGGCCCGTTCGCAGCAGGACTACCCAGCCGCAGCCGAACAACTGGCTCAAGCCATTGCAATCCAGAGCTCACTTATCGCCCAGGCACCCAACAATTTCTCTCACCGATGTTGGCGGGCACTTTTGTATCGGTCCGTTGCTGAAATTGCCCAAATGCAGGGTGACTCCACAGGTCAGCAAGCGGCGATCGCCAATGCGGTGGCCGATCTGGACGCAATCGATCCATCGCAGAGCGACCACCCTTTTGTGAACCAAACGCGCCAAATCATTCGATCCCTTGAAACAGACAGGCAAGACGAAAATGCTAAAAGTTCCAACTAG
- a CDS encoding RNA polymerase sigma factor: protein MTGQVHQQIEQIYHEASRQIFASLARALRDLDLAEDAMQEAFASATLQWPGDGIPENPVAWLITTGRFKAVDAIRRREKLKQISTEVAARMHRVAAANASHAATEIEDDQLRLIFTCCHPAIDQNVQVPLTLREVCGLTTDEIARAFLTTPTTMAQRIVRGKAKIRDAAIPFVIPDLAELPERLDSVLSVIYLIFNEGYSASSGDSITRSDLSGEAIRLCRLVLQLLDDAEVVGLLALMLLHESRRETRQTNAGDIVLLADQDRSRWDRNLIDEGQRLIERSLATRHFGFYTIQAAISAVHAGAVTADGTDWDQIVSLYDVLFRIEPTSVIELNRAVAVAMRDGSIAGLEIIDAILKRGDLVGYSLAHSARGELLRRVGRMPEAIEAFETALTLTEQASEQRFLREKLRNLRLS from the coding sequence ATGACTGGACAGGTTCATCAACAAATCGAACAGATCTACCACGAAGCATCGCGACAGATCTTCGCTTCGCTTGCTCGTGCGCTACGCGACCTGGACCTGGCCGAAGATGCAATGCAGGAGGCGTTCGCATCGGCCACGCTGCAGTGGCCTGGGGATGGAATCCCCGAAAACCCCGTCGCTTGGCTCATCACGACAGGCCGATTCAAGGCGGTCGATGCGATTCGCCGACGCGAAAAGCTAAAACAGATCAGCACAGAGGTTGCCGCACGCATGCATCGGGTCGCTGCAGCAAACGCATCCCATGCCGCAACGGAAATCGAAGACGACCAGTTGCGGCTGATCTTCACCTGTTGTCACCCAGCGATCGATCAGAATGTTCAGGTCCCGCTAACACTTCGCGAGGTTTGCGGACTGACAACCGACGAGATAGCCAGGGCGTTCCTGACAACGCCAACAACCATGGCCCAGCGAATCGTTCGTGGGAAAGCCAAGATTCGTGATGCGGCGATTCCTTTTGTCATTCCAGATCTCGCTGAACTGCCCGAGCGTCTAGATTCCGTGCTTTCGGTGATCTATCTGATCTTTAACGAAGGCTACTCGGCATCAAGCGGAGACTCGATCACGCGTTCCGATCTATCGGGCGAGGCGATTCGACTGTGTCGCTTGGTGCTGCAGTTGTTGGACGACGCCGAAGTGGTGGGACTGTTGGCGCTGATGCTGCTTCATGAATCTCGCCGGGAAACACGTCAGACCAACGCAGGCGACATCGTCCTGTTGGCGGACCAAGATCGAAGCCGCTGGGATCGAAACCTGATTGACGAGGGCCAGCGATTGATTGAACGTTCGCTCGCCACCCGCCACTTTGGATTCTACACGATCCAAGCAGCCATCTCGGCCGTGCACGCGGGTGCCGTGACCGCCGACGGTACGGACTGGGACCAAATCGTGTCGCTGTACGACGTCCTGTTTCGGATTGAACCAACCTCGGTCATCGAACTCAACCGAGCCGTTGCCGTGGCGATGCGAGACGGATCGATCGCTGGGCTGGAAATCATCGACGCGATTCTAAAACGCGGTGATCTGGTGGGCTATTCGCTCGCTCATTCCGCTCGTGGCGAGCTGCTTCGGCGTGTTGGTCGAATGCCGGAAGCCATCGAAGCGTTCGAAACGGCTTTGACGCTGACTGAACAAGCATCCGAGCAGCGTTTTCTCCGAGAGAAACTGAGAAATTTGCGATTGTCGTGA
- a CDS encoding sigma-70 family RNA polymerase sigma factor, whose translation MNTNVERIEQQLKAGDFSRFGEAFSRHRPRLWQIIHFRISDQIRGRVDAEDVLQDVYLDAEKRLKHFVDGDFPSLFLWLRLVAGQTLSRVHRRHLATESRSTLRESSPDDSQLWGNTSLCLSQRFIAHLTSPSQAAVKVELIAEVKSALSEMSEMDREVVALRHFEELTNQEVATALGVTPKAASIRYVRALERLRSVLEKL comes from the coding sequence GTGAATACCAACGTCGAACGTATCGAGCAGCAACTGAAGGCCGGTGATTTTTCGCGGTTCGGAGAGGCGTTTTCGCGCCATCGACCAAGGCTGTGGCAAATCATCCATTTTCGCATCAGTGATCAAATTCGTGGGCGAGTGGATGCCGAAGACGTGTTGCAAGACGTCTACTTGGATGCCGAAAAACGGCTGAAACATTTTGTCGACGGAGACTTTCCGTCACTGTTTCTCTGGCTACGTCTGGTGGCTGGCCAGACGCTCAGCCGCGTTCATCGTCGCCATCTCGCCACCGAATCGCGATCGACGTTGCGAGAATCCAGCCCCGACGACAGCCAACTTTGGGGCAACACATCCCTTTGTCTCTCGCAGCGTTTCATAGCGCACCTGACCTCACCGAGCCAAGCGGCAGTGAAGGTCGAATTGATTGCCGAAGTAAAGAGTGCGCTGAGTGAAATGAGCGAGATGGATCGCGAAGTCGTCGCATTACGCCACTTCGAAGAACTGACGAATCAGGAAGTTGCGACAGCGCTTGGCGTTACGCCGAAAGCCGCCAGCATTCGATACGTCCGGGCCTTGGAACGACTTCGATCCGTGCTGGAAAAACTGTAA
- a CDS encoding YciI family protein: MRVMVIVKASPSSEAGELPSTQLLEAMGNFNEQLVKAGIMKSGDGLKPSSTGVRVRFRGDERIVTDGPFVETSEVIAGYWVWEVASMDEAVQWAKRCPNPMKEESDIEIRPFFEMDDFAANDPDGKVAAHEDRLRTSVAMQDSTLAPYLFFAGRCDEAIEFYKHALGATVAMLMRFNESPDPVPKGMLADGFETKVMHATVHIGKLTVMCSDGCDDKSTFDGFRLALSLPLEDDCKRVFDSLAQDGKIDMPLSKTFWSPLYGMVTDKFGVGWMVMVPGDNS, from the coding sequence ATGAGAGTCATGGTTATCGTGAAAGCATCACCGAGTTCTGAGGCAGGCGAGTTGCCCAGCACGCAGTTGCTCGAAGCAATGGGCAATTTCAACGAGCAGCTCGTCAAAGCCGGCATCATGAAATCTGGTGACGGGCTGAAGCCGAGCTCGACGGGTGTGCGAGTTCGCTTCCGCGGCGACGAGCGGATCGTTACGGATGGACCGTTTGTCGAAACGTCCGAAGTGATCGCTGGCTATTGGGTGTGGGAGGTCGCTTCGATGGACGAAGCCGTCCAGTGGGCGAAGCGGTGCCCCAATCCGATGAAGGAAGAGTCGGACATCGAAATCCGCCCATTTTTCGAAATGGACGATTTCGCAGCGAACGATCCAGACGGTAAGGTCGCCGCCCACGAAGACCGATTACGGACCTCGGTCGCGATGCAGGACAGCACGCTCGCACCGTATCTGTTCTTTGCAGGCCGCTGCGACGAAGCAATAGAGTTCTACAAGCACGCTCTCGGTGCAACCGTTGCAATGCTGATGCGTTTCAACGAGAGTCCCGACCCGGTTCCCAAGGGCATGCTCGCGGATGGGTTTGAAACCAAAGTGATGCACGCGACCGTTCACATCGGAAAGCTGACGGTCATGTGTTCCGACGGATGCGATGACAAGTCAACCTTTGACGGATTTCGGCTTGCACTATCTCTCCCCTTGGAAGACGACTGCAAACGCGTCTTTGATTCGCTTGCCCAAGACGGAAAAATCGACATGCCGCTTAGCAAAACGTTCTGGTCACCACTGTACGGAATGGTCACCGACAAGTTTGGCGTTGGCTGGATGGTGATGGTGCCCGGCGACAATTCTTGA
- a CDS encoding DoxX family protein: protein MNRTRKLRTTGWVLSGLISVFLIGASASGKLTSWEGKAEMFAKMGWSEDVMFRIGIVEVVIAVLFLVPRTAFVATILLAAYLGGATATHVRVGEAFFIPIVLGVLAWIALGLRQPEVLRLAFGKPSQHPESKGLK from the coding sequence ATGAACCGCACCAGAAAACTGCGTACCACCGGGTGGGTATTGAGCGGACTTATCTCAGTGTTTTTGATCGGTGCAAGTGCCAGCGGAAAGCTCACATCGTGGGAAGGCAAGGCGGAGATGTTCGCCAAGATGGGTTGGAGCGAAGACGTCATGTTCAGGATCGGCATCGTCGAAGTCGTGATTGCGGTGCTGTTTTTGGTTCCCCGCACGGCATTCGTCGCAACCATTCTGCTGGCTGCTTACCTGGGCGGCGCAACCGCAACGCACGTCCGTGTGGGAGAGGCATTCTTCATTCCGATCGTCTTGGGTGTCCTGGCTTGGATCGCCCTTGGACTTCGGCAACCAGAGGTACTCCGCCTAGCATTTGGAAAGCCGAGCCAACACCCCGAATCGAAAGGACTGAAATGA
- a CDS encoding VOC family protein, with the protein MKETQMDINPVCWFEIYVQDMARATAFYETVLDVQLETLPAPSDDIELMAFPMSMDRPGAAGALTKMDGIQPGGNSTLVYFACDDCATQASRIQGAGGRVQKPKTSIGPYGFMVLAVDTEGNMFGLHSQK; encoded by the coding sequence ATGAAAGAGACCCAAATGGACATCAATCCGGTTTGCTGGTTCGAGATCTACGTGCAGGATATGGCTAGAGCAACAGCGTTCTACGAAACCGTTCTCGACGTCCAACTGGAGACGCTGCCAGCTCCCAGCGACGACATCGAACTGATGGCATTCCCGATGTCGATGGATCGTCCGGGAGCGGCTGGCGCATTGACCAAAATGGACGGAATCCAGCCGGGCGGAAACAGTACGCTGGTCTACTTTGCTTGCGACGACTGTGCAACGCAAGCGTCACGCATCCAGGGTGCAGGAGGCCGCGTCCAGAAACCGAAGACCTCCATCGGCCCATACGGCTTCATGGTGTTGGCGGTCGACACCGAGGGCAACATGTTTGGACTCCACTCACAGAAATGA
- a CDS encoding EF-hand domain-containing protein, which yields MKRLPLLSVFCVIAFLFTDTLLNAQPPGGRPGQGGLRQGGSGGPAGRGGERGPGMGGPNSQQTPPLLRIFDADADGELSSKEIDAAANALRGLDQNRDGKLTAEELRPAGPGGQRGDGQRDSGQRGIGPGAGGRAAGDQAAGGRAADGRAVGGGRGQQAQRGGRQSVGGPPRSMGNGRPDGGPPESGRPGGGGGGGRGGDPAQADAAFAKEIMSFDEDKDGLLSQAELPEHMHKAFAVADANRDGSLDPAELLVLASQFRRNQLNPADDTPVNAPSQGGRPNRSR from the coding sequence ATGAAACGTCTGCCTCTGCTCTCTGTCTTCTGTGTCATCGCGTTTTTGTTCACTGACACCCTCCTCAACGCTCAGCCCCCCGGCGGTCGTCCGGGCCAAGGAGGCCTACGACAAGGCGGCAGCGGTGGACCAGCAGGCCGTGGCGGCGAACGAGGACCAGGGATGGGTGGCCCCAATAGCCAACAAACACCACCACTGCTGAGGATCTTTGATGCCGATGCCGATGGCGAGCTGTCGTCCAAAGAGATCGACGCAGCGGCCAATGCCCTTCGGGGGCTTGATCAGAACCGCGACGGGAAATTAACCGCCGAAGAACTTCGTCCAGCGGGTCCCGGCGGGCAACGGGGGGATGGCCAACGAGACAGTGGGCAAAGAGGAATTGGTCCGGGTGCGGGTGGTCGAGCTGCGGGCGATCAAGCTGCGGGTGGTCGAGCTGCTGATGGTCGAGCTGTGGGCGGAGGCCGCGGCCAGCAAGCCCAGCGAGGGGGCCGGCAGAGTGTCGGGGGTCCACCTCGTTCAATGGGTAACGGTCGCCCCGATGGTGGACCACCAGAATCAGGACGCCCCGGTGGTGGTGGCGGCGGTGGTCGCGGTGGGGATCCAGCCCAGGCTGACGCGGCCTTCGCCAAGGAGATCATGTCCTTTGACGAAGACAAGGACGGTTTGCTCAGCCAAGCTGAATTGCCCGAACACATGCACAAAGCGTTTGCAGTCGCCGATGCGAATCGAGACGGCTCGCTTGACCCAGCAGAACTGTTGGTGCTGGCGTCCCAGTTTCGACGGAACCAGCTCAATCCGGCCGATGACACTCCTGTCAACGCACCATCGCAAGGCGGTCGTCCGAATCGATCGCGTTAG
- a CDS encoding YciI family protein — MKYMLLIYASEDCWTGDERKECMIESMAICKELEAEGKWIASSPLHSVETATSVRVRDGRRQITDGPFAETTEQLGGYYIIDVEDLDEAIAIAARIPPAKKGTVEIRPLFPLPEVPR; from the coding sequence ATGAAATACATGCTGCTGATCTATGCGTCGGAAGACTGTTGGACGGGGGACGAGCGCAAGGAGTGCATGATCGAATCGATGGCAATCTGCAAGGAACTGGAAGCCGAAGGCAAGTGGATCGCCTCGTCGCCACTACACTCCGTCGAGACGGCGACCAGCGTCAGAGTGCGCGATGGGCGAAGACAAATCACCGACGGTCCGTTCGCAGAGACGACCGAACAACTCGGTGGATACTACATCATCGATGTTGAAGACCTGGACGAAGCGATCGCCATCGCTGCCAGGATTCCGCCCGCAAAAAAAGGCACGGTCGAGATTCGCCCACTATTCCCGCTGCCGGAGGTCCCACGATAG
- a CDS encoding VOC family protein has product MRPTITPCLWFDDNAEEAAEFYTSVFDGSRILHKMIAHDDWPGGKIGDVIMVDFELKGQPYQALGGGPSDPFNDRVSLSVTCADQAEVDRYWDRLTADGGEPIMCGWLKDKFGMRWQIVPEEFFQLVNDKDPQKSRRVMQAMTQMVKLDVAKLRQAHEGQE; this is encoded by the coding sequence ATGCGACCTACGATTACACCTTGTCTATGGTTTGACGACAACGCCGAGGAAGCGGCAGAGTTCTATACGTCGGTCTTCGACGGTTCCAGAATCCTGCACAAGATGATCGCCCATGATGACTGGCCGGGCGGCAAGATCGGCGACGTCATCATGGTTGATTTTGAACTCAAAGGTCAGCCCTACCAGGCCCTTGGTGGCGGTCCCAGCGATCCCTTCAATGATCGCGTTTCGCTATCGGTCACCTGTGCAGACCAAGCGGAAGTCGATCGCTATTGGGATCGACTTACCGCCGATGGCGGCGAACCAATCATGTGTGGATGGCTGAAGGATAAGTTCGGCATGCGATGGCAAATCGTTCCCGAGGAATTCTTCCAACTGGTCAACGACAAGGACCCCCAAAAATCGCGACGCGTCATGCAAGCGATGACCCAAATGGTGAAGCTGGATGTCGCAAAACTAAGACAAGCACATGAAGGGCAAGAATGA
- a CDS encoding YciI family protein, with product MKFICLGYSDHSKFAAMTESEMAELMDECFAYDDVLRKGGHFAGGEALQAADQAVTLRHRNGTTEATDGPYAETKEQLGGILILEANDMAHAVQLMSKHPGVKVGPFEIRPADETINAMIDARNQATQ from the coding sequence ATGAAATTCATTTGTCTTGGCTATTCCGACCATTCAAAGTTCGCAGCGATGACGGAATCTGAAATGGCCGAGTTGATGGACGAATGCTTTGCCTATGACGATGTCCTTCGCAAAGGGGGTCACTTCGCCGGCGGCGAAGCTCTGCAAGCCGCCGATCAAGCGGTCACATTGCGGCACCGGAATGGGACAACCGAAGCAACCGATGGGCCGTACGCGGAAACCAAGGAGCAACTTGGCGGCATCCTGATCCTTGAAGCCAACGACATGGCGCACGCTGTGCAACTGATGTCCAAGCATCCGGGAGTCAAAGTGGGACCGTTCGAGATCCGCCCCGCCGACGAGACGATCAACGCGATGATCGACGCACGCAATCAGGCAACCCAATAG